One window of the Chelonoidis abingdonii isolate Lonesome George chromosome 3, CheloAbing_2.0, whole genome shotgun sequence genome contains the following:
- the BACH2 gene encoding transcription regulator protein BACH2, whose amino-acid sequence MSVDEKTESPMYVYESTVHCTNILLCLNDQRKQDILCDVTLIVEGKEFRAHRAVLAACSEYFLQALVGQTENDLVVNLPEEVTARGFGPLLQFAYTAKLLLSRENIQEVIHCAEFLRMHNLEDSCFSFLQTQLLNNEDGLFLCKKDTTCQRMHDEENSDGEEEETMESETSKISCPRERMYQEPFNFESTGSGADKEEGMLPDSDMLRDSKDSLDKDAVTRYPRYKKYQLACTKNVHNTSHISTSGFASTFSEESSGNGLKSRLAVGQIKSEPQNEENDEESITLCLSGDEPDIRDKEGDVEMDRKQPSPPCIDRSKSVSSPSCLRSFFNRTKSVDLVGFPSTSQQHFARSPACPFDKGTTQGDQKTDYSPFTGNYGQSHAIQKDTSNFTMGSPLRGPGFEALCKQEGELDRRSVIFSSNACDQVNTSVHSYSGVSSLDKDLTETVPKGLWAGGSQSLPSSQTYSHSGLTADHLPGRMRPNTSCPVPIKVCPRSPPLETRTRTSSSCSSYSYAEDGSVGSPCSLPLCEFSSSPCSQGARFLAPEHQEPGMMGDGMYNQVRPQIKCEPSYGTNSSDESGSFSEADSESCPVQDRGHEVKLPFPVDQITDLPRNDFQMMIKMHKLTSEQLEFIHDVRRRSKNRIAAQRCRKRKLDCIQNLECEIRKLVCEKEKLLSERNQLKACMGELLDNFSCLSQEVCRDIQTPEQIQALHRYCPVLRPMDLPTPTNINPSPAGVEQNLVTSQCVGEGMQCCSEQDSVQLGAHWLPNNVSENCTDGRGLDGAAQGTYSERELPLEQSSQTVTVDFCQEMTDKCTTDEQPRKDYT is encoded by the exons gTCACTGCCAGAGGATTTGGTCCATTGTTACAGTTTGCCTACACTGCTAAGCTGTTACTCAGCAGAGAAAACATCCAGGAAGTCATCCACTGTGCTGAATTCCTGCGCATGCACAACCTGGAGGACTCCTGCTTCAGCTTCCTTCAGACTCAGCTGCTGAACAATGAAGATGGCCTGTTCCTGTGCAAAAAGGATACCACCTGCCAGAGAATGCACGATGAAGAGAACTCtgatggagaagaggaggaaactaTGGAATCAGAGACTTCAAAGATATCCTGCCCAAGGGAAAGAATGTATCAGGAACCCTTTAACTTTGAATCCACTGGTTCTGGAGCAGACAAGGAAGAAGGGATGCTGCCTGACTCTGACATGCTGAGAGATAGCAAGGACAGTTTGGACAAAGATGCAGTAACACGGTACCCAAGATATAAGAAATATCAGCTTGCTTGTACCAAGAATGTCCACAACACATCACACATCAGTACCTCAGGTTTTGCAAGCACATTCAGTGAAGAGAGTTCTGGAAATGGCCTCAAATCAAGACTTGCTGTGGGGCAGATAAAAAGTGAGCCTCAGAATGAGGAAAACGATGAAGAAAGCATCACGCTTTGCCTGTCTGGAGATGAACCTGACATTAGGGATAAAGAAGGGGATGTCGAAATGGACAGAAAACAGCCAAGTCCCCCTTGTATTGACAGGTCTAAAAGTGTGTCCTCTCCTTCCTGCTTAAGGTCTTTCTTCAACAGAACAAAAAGCGTAGATTTGGTTGGCTTCCCCAGTACTTCCCAACAGCACTTTGCCAGGAGTCCAGCATGCCCTTTTGACAAAGGGACAACTCAGGGTGACCAGAAAACTGACTACAGCCCTTTCACAGGGAATTATGGACAGTCTCATGCCATTCAGAAGGATACTTCCAACTTCACAATGGGATCGCCACTCAGAGGGCCTGGTTTTGAAGCACTCTGTAAACAGGAAGGTGAACTGGACAGGAGGAGTGTTATATTCTCTTCAAATGCTTGTGACCAAGTAAACACTTCAGTGCATTCATATTCTGGTGTGAGCAGCTTGGACAAAGACCTCACTGAGACTGTGCCAAAGGGTCTGTGGGCTGGAGGCAGCCAATCCCTTCCTAGTTCACAGACCTATTCCCACAGTGGACTGACAGCTGATCACTTGCCAGGAAGGATGCGGCCTAACACCAGCTGCCCGGTGCCAATTAAAGTTTGCCCTCGCTCTCCTCCTTTGGAAACCAGAACCAGGACCTCTAGCTCATGTTCCTCCTACTCATATGCAGAGGATGGCAGTGTTGGTTCTCCCTGTAGCCTCCCTCTGTGTGAGTTTTCATCTTCCCCCTGTTCCCAAGGAGCTCGATTCCTGGCCCCTGAACATCAGGAGCCAGGCATGATGGGAGATGGAATGTACAACCAAGTCAGACCCCAGATTAAATGTGAGCCATCCTATGGAACAAACTCCAGTGATGAGTCTGGGTCGTTCTCAGAAGCAGACAGTGAATCATGTCCTGTGCAAGACAGAGGACATGAG gTGAAGCTTCCTTTTCCTGTAGATCAAATCACAGATCTTCCACGGAATGATTTCCAGATGATGATAAAGATGCACAAGTTAACCTCAGAACAGTTAGAGTTCATCCATGATGTTCGCCGGCGCAGTAAGAACCGGATTGCAGCTCAGCGCTGCCGCAAAAGAAAACTGGACTGTATTCAGAACTTAGAATGTGAAATCCGCAAATTG gtgtgtgagaaagagaagtTACTGTCTGAAAGGAACCAGCTGAAAGCATGCATGGGAGAATTGTTAGATAACTTCTCATGTCTTTCCCAAGAAGTGTGTAGGGATATACAGACCCCTGAACAGATCCAAGCCCTGCACCGATATTGCCCTGTTCTCAGGCCTATGGATCTACCAACACCCACCAATATCAACCCTTCACCAGCTGGAGTAGAGCAAAACCTAGTGACATCCCAGTGTGTTGGAGAAGGCatgcagtgctgctcagagcAAGACTCTGTGCAACTAGGAGCTCACTGGCTACCTAACAACGTCTCAGAAAATTGTACAGACGGAAGAGGGCTTGATGGAGCTGCCCAAGGTACTTACTCAGAAAGAGAGCTCCCTCTAGAACAGAGTAGCCAAACAGTGACAGTAGACTTCTGTCAGGAAATGACTGATAAATGTACAACAGATGAGCAGCCTAGGAAAGATTACACCTAG